The following coding sequences are from one Bombus terrestris chromosome 14, iyBomTerr1.2, whole genome shotgun sequence window:
- the LOC100648801 gene encoding kinase D-interacting substrate of 220 kDa B isoform X3 has translation MRKAKDDRVKIATHHFRISIEEEGDEENKEAEDAARETDRRFSITIEADSGIVVASQESQAQNLPITREERSFANDQTANEILSEEFVERTWNEQEKKAQSFESKSSKNSGDSKGRSSKGSVGQQQILLEKFVDRTLDEQGREVQGFEFKISKDSDGSDSGPSQEIGSRESISQKKRIDKFANDENLSDDSQNCGKIEKTQSDNLESEARFSVASSEVPNENYEISASESSPRSISPDQNFGVLCSKFKYIINESSYENVDLTKKLERGSTSSFLPFETSNPSELKRHRSLSSYETYKSSSLNTSMQRKRSLQDPTDVTLQNLQLVDQPRERAQSMTAAEIQETSQILTHPNIESVNAVPPSAVSVSPLLIRRYYKVMSAFSNNSSSLENTCPSKMLGDPLQTRQDSIKTPKNAVNCTNSEEESNQRNTQRRLTLPAMNIGLNSEEKPGTANYQNVLSGTSVNPIRRSSIANAAICSSLAPSLASAYPGVPNCLLPTSNGNELSNISSTSEQIPEKSGVTGLKMKLPFLRLHIPAPQPISGEGEGEEEDPNHHSHYHHHHHHHHHVFPYFHVPTFTFTAPATDGEPGRKFNFGIRRHSQTTLHRTDSMVSLCYRSLASYITDDNLAGLQSFLENKRVLIDDRDENGSTALILAATKGKIHFVRELINHGADVNAEDADNWTALLCAAKEGHTDVCLELLEHGADLEHRDMGGWTALMWATYKGRSPTVMMLLGREADVNAHGNFHISSLLWAAGRGYPDIVKDLIAHGAKVNVGDKYGTTALVWASRKGHVEIVDTLLKAGANVDTAGMYSWTALLVATLGNHLEVVLLLLEHKPNVNALDKDGCTALAIACREGHHEIANALLNAGAYVNIQDRAGDTNLIHAVKGGHRGVVESLLKKYADVDIAGKDKKTATYIAVEKGNISILKLLLNANPDLEIATKDGDTPLLRAVRSRNAEIVQILLDKKAKVSATDKKGDTVLHIAMRARSKAIVEILLRNPKNSQLLYRPNRQGETPYNIDINHPKTILGQIFGARRLNTNEDNENMLGYDLYSSALADILSEPSLSTPITVGLYAKWGSGKSFLLNKLREEMKNFARQWMDPVFQFSFLLFVVITHVSLLVGITIGLALQSWIVGLACGISLIFFTYTFLILVWYANKRYDWYWPYNFTVALTTKLNSLKLLLQVIFCHPPGGRVHDDITVQPIKFYFTDQTRVGTTAAGENAVVQMVGSLYDSIENEFGSLSTRLYRAFRPKPDKSTTTWKWRHLCCLPYIVIFEFCFCSLLVGISVLTVYLIDISSSEPTIERVTSHIIMITIALILAVSVIANLYTWSRTLQALVFSQRRHLQRSISKLETLKSEGFIQTLRSEVSLMTEMVKCLDSFMAQQSRLVIIVDGLDSCEQDKVLLVLDAIQALFSDNGYPFVVILAIDPHIIAKAVEVNSRRLFTESNIGGHDYLRNMVHLPFYLQNSGLRKVKVAQQTAQHSRKTTWTEAEESVNYTATSTMHHSVSNRRLSTESAIMNSNEKLKPQSRKGSRKLRLSESIASSIGSNLNRLGGAQDLNKMLLTDDYFSDVNPRSMRRLMNVVYVTGRLLKAFQIDFNWYHLASWINITEQWPFRTSWLILHYDMYEDSLDDSMSLKNLYDKIRPQIPVLKEVQPLLEMDRDERKLDIFLTFHRSSLLVSDMKIFLPFTINLDPYIKKKIKEEQQSMEEESGLLGPYKQYSPWTLPSNTHESWSVNKSGLPNRTMKLVKTPSLQGHVPVPSTSWVQPCLQPTFDWQTPSWQVLPVEPAIKPLSATTTLPSEILEIRLSSLTVNGICDLIDRIDSISPNQAPQYKQVIKENNITGRVLLHCDLQELKKVLKMAFGDWELFRMMIVSLRELELSSFSTQEEGSRSVRFTVGSEQIQRKGGDHALQNTSIRVPTHVEKDKGTSRTDGPRRDQTKQSIMEKQYCSHYNRARF, from the exons ATGCGGAAGGCCAAAGACGATCGTGTCAAGATCGCGACACATCATTTTCGAATCAGCATCGAGGAAGAAGGGGACGAAGAGAACAAAGAAGCGGAAGATGCAGCTAGAGAAACCGATAGAAGATTCTCCATTACGATTGAAGCGGATTCTGGTATAGTGGTTGCGTCGCAAGAATCACAAGCGCAAAATCTTCCAATCACCAGAGAAGAACGTTCGTTTGCAAACGACCAAACAgccaatgaaattttatcagAAGAATTTGTAGAAAGAACTTGGAACGAGCAGGAAAAGAAAGCACAAAGCTTCGAATCTAAGTCATCAAAAAATTCTGGTGACTCAAAGGGACGATCTTCAAAAGGATCAGTCGGCCAACAACAAATTTTGTTAGAGAAATTTGTCGATAGAACTTTGGACGAACAGGGAAGAGAGGTACAAGGCTTCGAGTTCAAAATTTCGAAAGATTCTGATGGATCAGATAGTGGACCTTCCCAAGAAATTGGTTCGAGAGAATCGATTAGTCAGAAGAAGAGGATCGATAAATTCGCAAATGATGAAAATTTGTCGGATGATTCGCAAAATTGCGGGAAGATTGAAAAGACGCAAAGCGATAATTTGGAAAGTGAAGCACGATTTTCGGTTGCTTCCAGCGAAGTTCCTAACGAAAATTATGAAATCTCCGCTTCCGAAAGTTCGCCACGATCGATCAGTCCGGACCAAAACTTCGGCGTTCTCTGCTCGAAGTTCAAGTATATCATCAACGAAAGTTCCTACGAGAATGTAGATTTGACAAAGAAATTGGAGCGCGGTTCGACCTCGAGTTTTCTTCCTTTCGAAACATCGAATCCTTCAGAGCTTAAACGCCATAGATCTCTTTCTTCGTACGAAACCTACAAATCTTCTAGTTTAAATACTTCCATGCAACGCAAGAGGAGTCTCCAAGATCCTACAGACGTAACattacaaaatttacaattagTCGATCAACCAAGAGAAAGAGCACAATCGATGACAGCTGCAGAAATCCAGGAGACCTCGCAGATTCTTACTCATCCAAATATCGAATCAGTTAATGCAGTTCCTCCCTCGGCAGTCTCTGTCTCTCCTCTTCTAATCAGACGTTATTACAAAGTTATGTCCGCGTTTTCCAATAATTCCTCCAGTCTGGAAAATACCTGTCCATCCAAAATGTTAGGAGATCCTCTTCAAACTCGACAAGACTCCATCAAAACTCCGAAAAATGCTGTAAATTGTACAAATTCAGAAGAAGAAAGCAATCAGAGGAATACGCAAAGAAGATTGACATTGCCTGCTATGAACATAGGTCTAAATTCGGAAGAAAAACCAGGAACTGCCAActatcaaaatgttttatcaGGAACCAGCGTTAATCCTATTAGAAGGTCCAGCATAGCGAATGCTGCGATTTGTTCGAGTTTAGCTCCCAGCTTGGCCAGCGCTTATCCAGGTGTTCCAAACTGTTTATTGCCCACGTCGAATGGAAACGAACTGTCGAACATTTCGTCTACCAGCGAGCAGATACCAGAAAAAAGCGGAGTAACCGGGTTGAAGATGAAGCTACCATTCCTTCGACTTCATATACCTGCGCCGCAACCAATTTCAGGCGAGGGAGAAGGCGAAGAGGAGGATCCGAATCATCATTcgcattatcatcatcatcaccatcatcatcaccacGTGTTCCCGTATTTTCATGTACCCACATTCACGTTCACCGCGCCAGCCACCGATGGTGAACCTGGCCGGAAGTTCAACTTTGGAATTCGCAGACACTCGCAAACG ACCTTGCATCGGACTGACTCGATGGTATCACTCTGCTACCGATCTCTCGCCAGCTATATCACAGACGATAATCTCGCTGGTCTTCAAAGCTTCCTCGAAAACAAACGAGTACTGATCGATGACCGAGACGAG AATGGAAGTACAGCCCTCATCCTTGCAGCAACTAAAGGGAAGATACACTTTGTACGAGAGCTTATCAATCATGGTGCAGATGTTAATGCAGAGGACGCA gACAATTGGACGGCGTTATTGTGTGCGGCCAAGGAAGGGCACACAGATGTGTGCCTTGAATTACTCGAACATGGCGCCGATTTGGAACACAGAGACATG GGAGGGTGGACTGCACTTATGTGGGCGACGTATAAGGGTAGGTCGCCGACGGTGATGATGCTACTAGGACGTGAAGCTGACGTCAATGCACATGGAAATTTTCACATATCTTCGTTGTTATGGGCCGCAGGCAGGGGTTACCCCGATATTGTTAAGGATCTTATTGCTCATGGTGCTAAAGTCAATGTCGGTGACAAG taTGGTACTACAGCGTTGGTGTGGGCGTCGCGTAAAGGTCACGTAGAAATTGTAGATACTCTTCTAAAAGCTGGTGCTAATGTCGATACTGCTGGCATG TACTCATGGACAGCTCTTCTAGTGGCCACTCTTGGGAATCACTTGGAGGTGGTACTACTTCTTTTAGAACATAAACCAAACGTGAACGCGTTAGATAAAGATGGATGCACAGCTCTGGCAATAGCTTGCCGAGAGGGGCATCACGAAATAGCAAATGCTCTTTTGAATGCTGGTGCTTATGTGAACATTCAAGATAGGGCTGGTGACACAAATTTAATTCATGCTGTGAAAGGCGGACATAGAGGAGTGGTTGAATCTCTTTTAAAAAAGTATGCTGATGTCGACATTGCCGGAAAG gaTAAGAAAACTGCAACCTACATAGCAGTCGAAAAAggcaatatttcaatattgaaGCTGTTATTAAATGCAAACCCAGATTTAGAAATTGCGACAAAAGATGGTGATACTCCATTATTACGGGCAGTTCGATCGCGAAACGCTGAAATCGTGCAGATATTGCTAGACAAAAAAGCTAAAGTATCAGCCACCGATAAAAAAGGTGATACTGTACTACATATAGCTATGCGAGCTAGATCGAAAGCCATCGTTGAGATACTATtgagaaatccaaaaaatagtCAACTACTGTACCGTCCAAATAGACAAGGAGAGACTCCTTATAATATCGACATCAATCATCCAAAAACCATTCTTGGACAAATATTTGGTGCAC GGCGTCTTAATACCaatgaagataatgaaaatatgCTCGGTTACGACTTGTACAGTAGTGCGTTAGCGGATATCCTCAGTGAACCATCTCTTTCAACGCCTATAACTGTTGGCCTTTACGCGAAGTGGGGTTCAGGAAAAtcatttttgttaaataaattaagaG aggaaatgaaaaattttgctCGCCAATGGATGGACCCAGTattccaattttctttcttattattcgTAGTAATAACTCATGTATCTTTGTTAGTGGGTATCACAATAGGTCTTGCCCTCCAATCATGGATTGTTGGTCTTGCATGTGGTATAAGTCTTATATTTTTTACGTACACTTTTTTGATACTTGTCTGGTATGCTAACAAAAG ATATGATTGGTACTGGCCATACAATTTCACGGTAGCTCTGACtacaaaattaaattcattgaaaCTGCTTTTACAAGTAATTTTTTGTCATCCTCCTGGTGGTCGAGTTCACGATGATATCACTGTTCAACCCATAAAGTTCTATTTTACTGACCAGACCCGAGTCGGCACAACTGCTGCCGGAGAGAACGCAGTAGTACAAATGGTAGGATCGCTTTATGATTCCATTGAGAATGAATTTGGTTCTTTATCCACGCGACTCTACAGAGCATTCAGACCAAAACCAGATAAATCAACGACAACATGGAAATGGAGACATCTTTGTTGTTTaccatatatagttatatttgaATTCTGCTTTTGCAGTTTACTCGTTGGTATCTCCGTACTTACGGTCTATCTCATCGATATTTCTAGCAGCGA GCCAACAATAGAAAGAGTTACATCACACATTATTATGATAACCATTGCCTTAATACTAGCTGTTAGCGTAATAGCAAACTTATATACATGGAGTCGAACGTTGCAAGCACTTGTTTTCTCTCAAAGACGGCACCTACAGCGCAGCATTTCTAAGTTAGAGACTTTAAAAAGCGAAGGTTTTATACAGACGCTAAGAAGCGAAGTCAGTTTAATGACCGAGAtg gttAAATGCCTAGATAGTTTTATGGCACAACAAAGCAGATTAGTAATAATTGTGGATGGTCTGGATAGTTGTGAACAAGATAAAGTGTTGTTAGTTTTAGATGCTATACAAGCATTATTCAGTGATAACGGTTATCCATTTGTTGTTATATTAGCGATTGATCCACATATTATTGCCAAG GCAGTGGAAGTCAATAGTAGAAGATTATTCACAGAGTCTAATATCGGAGGACACGATTACTTACGTAATATGGTGCATCTTCCATTTTATTTGCAAAACAGTGGTTTGCGAAAGGTAAAAGTAGCTCAACAAACTGCCCAACATAGCAGAAAAACTACGTGGACCGAAGCCGAGGAAAGTGTAAATTACACCGCGACTAGTACAATGCATCACTCTGTTTCTAACAGAAGACTTAGCACAGAGTCTGCTATAATGAACAGCAATGAAAAGTTGAAACCGCAAAGCAGAAAAGGCAGTAGAAAATTACGATTAAGCGAGTCAATCGCAAGTAGCATCGGTAGCAATTTAAATCGATTGGGCGGTGCACAAGATCTCAATAAAATGCTTCTTACTGACGATTACTTTAGTGACGTGAATCCTCGTAGTATGAGAAGATTAATGAATGTTGTTTATGTCACTG GAAGATTATTAAAAGCATTCCAAATTGATTTCAACTGGTATCATTTAGCTAGTTGGATCAATATAACTGAACAATGGCCATTTAGGACGTCTTGGTTGATTCTTCATTACGATATGTATGAAGATAGTTTAGATGATTCCATGTCGTTGAAAAATCTTTATGATAA GATACGACCCCAAATCCCAGTACTTAAAGAAGTTCAACCTCTGTTAGAAATGGATAGAGATGAACGGAAACTAGATATTTTCCTGACGTTCCATCGTTCGAGTTTACTTGTTAGcgatatgaaaatattcttaCCATTCACAATAAATCTCGATCCttatattaagaaaaaaataaaagaggagCAACAGAGTATGGAAGAAGAATCAGGACTACTTGGTCCATATAAACAGTATAGTCCTTGGACTTTACCTAGTAATACACATGAATCATGGAGTGTAAATAAAAGTGGTTTACCAAATCGAACAATGAAACTTGTTAAAACACCAAGTCTACAAGGACATGTACCAGTACCATCAACATCATGGGTACAACCGTGTTTGCAGCCAACATTCGATTGGCAGACTCCATCGTGGCAAGTACTTCCCGTGGAACCGGCGATTAAACCACTCTCTGCAACTACAACATTAccg tcCGAGATTTTGGAGATAAGACTCTCATCTTTAACAGTAAATGGAATTTGCGACCTTATTGATAGGATCGACAGTATAAGTCCTAATCAAGCACCACAGTACAAACAAGTTATTAAAGAGAATAACATTACTGGTAGAGTTTTATTGCATTGTGATTTACAGGAGTTGAAAAAG GTTCTTAAAATGGCTTTTGGAGATTGGGAATTGTTTCGTATGATGATTGTATCGCTTAGAGAATTAGAACTTTCATCATTTAGCACACAAGAAGAAGGTTCACGAAGTGTTCGATTCACCGTAGGATCGGAACAAATTCAACGAAAAGGAGGAG ATCATGCTTTACAAAATACTTCGATACGTGTGCCAACACATGTAGAAAAAGACAAAGGAACATCGAGAACCGATGGTCCTAGGCGAGATCAAACTAAACAATCTATTATGGAAAAACAA tATTGTTCTCATTACAATCGTGCTCGGTTTTAG